One Lactobacillus crispatus DNA segment encodes these proteins:
- a CDS encoding LTA synthase family protein encodes MSEINKKKSLNALQIICLIVAAFFMLVQMYSWGSTFGRLPLSTLMRFIPGLLGHSTMVLVPMVFGAVYSKRKVHPTEAFKFWIIAVVTLVLLYLVNFFKRPGTFNMWKLWGVFFPVLTSTSVLLAGLIFSMLVQPYLYELQHRITTKQNVLLLSTLTLTGFATSAGTMIFNKSIYGIYLILYFAWGMFLANVKIPKKVFGWSIAAGVMSFFVMFIGVPGFNGVYWYQRLSGRSGAYSWNPKFLSNIASPFLFLMVLAAFLIFRKVIVSYSAKQMHFFIPVIIFMDAPIIGGFVKSFRFTNSAGFNKFLMIVIMMLAAWGLSWLYERYLFKVKPVKRTVAFFKQHNNLAEIVEDAWTNFTAWIVENRVRLLTWGWFYVLSFASFLIESDNLRIQITTATDINAVIFLLGTRFFAIILTAIFLDAMFAIFYFITTRYWTSTFLVTVITIGWAIANKIKLDLRGEPIYPTELDEIVNWKTLMPMVGQQKIIMIAIALVIIIALCVFLEIKFPIKKKGSWKRRGIWALLSLLLFMTPIRFNHDGSMIYHINRGFDNKQSFRNPERDIQINGPLLNFLNYFDLQIMNKPANYSQATINHLNQKYSKLADKINKTRKNTLKDQTIVYNLSESFVDPYTFPTIKIDPKTPNPVKFIQSMKKRATYGSMLSAGYGGGTANMEWETLTGFNMGMFKSTLTPYVQIVPNYDFYPTIGMDFNYKSAVHPFIGTYYSRVEDYKRFKFNKFVYLGSKYKIIDQKKLGKSTYNSDFTAYANGLRQINSMKGGQFINLISIQNHMPYNNWYPNNEYMGKVSGELFNTAAVREQMATYIKGTQYTDQAVKKFIGQIDKIKKPITIVFYGDHYPSILSQNYTGKYPVQMHSTRYFIYSNKYARQHGAKNKLTHNTNFVNTSDFTAMMLEQTNTKVTPYQALLTEVHEKLPAITINFNGDKGFQLVDQKGHFVDPKKLTSEQQAILNDYEMVQYDMTAGQAYGLKAKGFYKIGD; translated from the coding sequence ATGAGTGAGATTAACAAGAAAAAATCACTAAATGCTCTTCAAATCATTTGTTTGATTGTCGCAGCATTCTTTATGCTAGTGCAGATGTATTCTTGGGGGAGCACTTTTGGTAGATTACCATTAAGTACCCTAATGAGATTTATTCCAGGACTACTTGGTCACAGTACGATGGTACTAGTACCAATGGTCTTTGGTGCTGTTTATAGCAAAAGAAAGGTTCATCCAACTGAAGCTTTTAAGTTTTGGATTATAGCGGTTGTTACACTAGTGCTTTTATACTTGGTGAACTTCTTTAAACGACCAGGTACCTTTAATATGTGGAAGCTCTGGGGAGTATTTTTCCCAGTTTTGACTAGTACATCAGTATTGTTGGCTGGCTTGATTTTTAGTATGCTAGTTCAACCATACTTGTATGAATTACAACATCGCATTACTACTAAGCAAAATGTATTATTGCTTAGCACATTAACTTTGACTGGTTTTGCGACTAGTGCAGGTACAATGATCTTTAACAAGTCAATTTATGGCATTTATTTGATCTTGTACTTTGCTTGGGGGATGTTTTTAGCTAACGTTAAAATTCCTAAAAAGGTCTTTGGCTGGTCAATTGCAGCTGGAGTAATGTCTTTCTTCGTAATGTTTATCGGTGTTCCCGGATTTAATGGGGTTTACTGGTACCAACGATTATCTGGTCGAAGTGGCGCTTATTCCTGGAATCCTAAATTTTTAAGTAATATTGCTTCACCATTTTTGTTCTTAATGGTTTTAGCAGCCTTCTTAATCTTTAGAAAAGTGATTGTTAGCTATAGTGCTAAGCAGATGCACTTCTTTATTCCAGTAATTATTTTTATGGACGCTCCAATTATTGGTGGTTTTGTTAAATCGTTCCGCTTTACCAATAGCGCTGGATTTAACAAGTTCTTGATGATTGTCATCATGATGCTAGCTGCCTGGGGCTTAAGCTGGCTATATGAGCGCTATTTATTCAAGGTGAAGCCGGTTAAACGGACGGTTGCTTTTTTCAAGCAACATAATAACTTAGCAGAAATTGTTGAAGATGCTTGGACTAACTTCACTGCTTGGATAGTTGAAAATCGAGTACGACTACTTACATGGGGCTGGTTCTATGTATTAAGTTTTGCTTCATTCTTAATTGAATCAGATAATCTGCGGATCCAAATTACGACTGCAACTGATATCAATGCCGTAATTTTCTTGCTCGGGACTAGATTCTTCGCTATTATTTTGACAGCAATCTTCCTTGATGCAATGTTTGCAATTTTCTACTTCATTACTACGCGTTACTGGACTTCAACATTTTTAGTAACTGTAATTACAATTGGTTGGGCTATTGCCAACAAGATTAAATTAGATCTTCGTGGGGAACCAATTTATCCAACTGAATTAGACGAAATTGTTAACTGGAAGACCTTGATGCCAATGGTCGGCCAACAAAAGATAATTATGATCGCTATTGCCTTAGTAATCATTATTGCATTGTGTGTCTTCCTTGAAATCAAGTTTCCAATTAAGAAAAAGGGTTCATGGAAACGTCGTGGTATTTGGGCACTGCTCAGCTTGCTCTTATTCATGACTCCAATACGTTTCAACCACGATGGCAGTATGATTTACCACATTAACCGTGGTTTTGACAACAAGCAATCATTCAGAAACCCTGAACGTGATATTCAAATTAACGGTCCATTATTGAACTTCTTGAACTACTTCGACTTGCAAATCATGAACAAGCCGGCCAACTATTCACAAGCTACAATTAATCATTTGAACCAAAAGTACAGCAAACTTGCTGATAAAATTAACAAGACAAGAAAGAATACTTTAAAGGATCAAACTATTGTCTACAACTTGAGTGAAAGTTTTGTTGATCCATATACTTTCCCAACAATTAAGATTGATCCAAAAACTCCAAACCCAGTTAAGTTTATCCAATCAATGAAGAAACGTGCCACATACGGTAGCATGCTTAGTGCCGGTTACGGTGGTGGTACTGCAAACATGGAATGGGAAACTTTGACCGGATTCAACATGGGTATGTTCAAGTCAACCTTGACTCCATATGTACAAATCGTACCAAACTACGACTTCTACCCAACCATTGGTATGGACTTCAACTACAAGTCAGCTGTTCACCCATTCATTGGTACTTACTACTCAAGAGTAGAAGACTACAAGAGATTTAAGTTTAACAAGTTCGTTTACCTTGGTTCTAAATACAAGATCATTGATCAAAAGAAACTTGGTAAGAGTACTTACAACTCTGACTTCACTGCTTATGCTAACGGTTTGAGACAAATCAACAGCATGAAGGGTGGTCAATTTATTAACTTGATCTCAATTCAAAACCACATGCCTTACAACAACTGGTATCCAAACAATGAATACATGGGCAAGGTATCTGGTGAACTCTTCAACACTGCCGCTGTTCGTGAGCAAATGGCAACTTACATCAAGGGTACGCAATACACCGACCAAGCTGTTAAGAAGTTTATTGGTCAAATTGATAAGATCAAGAAGCCAATTACCATTGTCTTCTACGGTGACCACTACCCAAGTATCTTGTCACAAAACTACACTGGCAAATATCCTGTTCAAATGCACTCAACTCGCTACTTCATTTACTCAAACAAGTACGCAAGACAACACGGTGCTAAGAACAAGTTGACTCACAACACTAACTTCGTCAACACTAGTGACTTCACTGCTATGATGCTTGAACAAACTAACACTAAGGTAACTCCTTACCAAGCACTTTTGACTGAAGTTCACGAGAAGCTTCCTGCAATTACCATTAACTTTAATGGTGACAAAGGCTTCCAATTGGTTGACCAAAAGGGTCACTTTGTAGATCCTAAGAAGTTGACTTCAGAACAACAAGCTATATTGAACGATTACGAAATGGTTCAATATGATATGACCGCTGGTCAAGCTTATGGCTTAAAAGCTAAGGGCTTTTACAAGATCGGTGACTAA
- a CDS encoding fibronectin type III domain-containing protein has product MKKIITMALAGAALFGSSATTVQAGTYNPKNTTSFNINRRNYVAKGKIYKLHLPAAGRLVTNGNVTLKNSMEWTCIPYGKDKNTYYLRKGTYYLTSSKNISVKTTYTRLTKIRKNLETYVETKKNNDNSSLKARKIEIGQDIKAMGEMYDYDSVDYYTFTIDSPQMVTMRMINNPIYQLGKGNIFSKMNVIMFSENNPVGGSTMLYPESFEINGNKIASQSWYLSKGNYTFSVNTRGLYNFQLTAVPDTRVVPADTEIESLQNTKDGVVANLRDARHAKTYELAWREKGSKAAPFTSSSNTTEVSTAPATRYIDKNDRKIPVSIGKKLVNGQSYYFVARGVSNPDYIRYGNPEKDNYFGAWSNSVEHTYYAPSDATPGAVDLTTAKADSTYHNIHVAWNKIASAQSYRIAYRQKGTNKWYYEVTDQATNAITGITRNRNYEVKLQALNGEKTGPWSAIKTIFVK; this is encoded by the coding sequence ATGAAAAAGATAATAACAATGGCACTAGCCGGTGCTGCACTATTTGGATCTTCTGCAACAACTGTTCAAGCTGGGACATATAATCCTAAGAACACTACCAGTTTTAATATTAATAGGCGTAACTATGTAGCTAAGGGAAAGATTTATAAACTCCATTTACCCGCAGCTGGTAGATTAGTTACTAATGGCAATGTTACTTTAAAAAATAGTATGGAATGGACCTGTATTCCTTATGGTAAGGACAAAAATACGTATTATCTGCGTAAAGGCACATATTATTTAACTAGTTCAAAGAATATTAGTGTGAAGACTACTTATACTCGTTTAACTAAGATCCGTAAGAATTTAGAAACTTACGTTGAAACAAAGAAGAATAATGACAACAGTAGTCTTAAAGCTAGAAAGATTGAAATTGGTCAAGATATTAAAGCAATGGGTGAAATGTACGATTACGATAGTGTCGACTACTACACCTTTACTATTGACTCACCTCAAATGGTTACGATGAGGATGATCAATAATCCGATTTATCAGCTTGGAAAAGGTAACATTTTCAGCAAGATGAATGTAATCATGTTCAGTGAAAATAATCCAGTTGGCGGTAGTACGATGCTTTACCCAGAGAGTTTCGAAATTAATGGCAATAAGATTGCTAGTCAAAGCTGGTACTTGTCTAAAGGAAATTATACTTTTAGTGTAAATACTCGTGGACTTTATAATTTTCAATTAACGGCTGTTCCTGATACGCGTGTGGTACCGGCAGATACTGAGATAGAATCTTTACAAAACACTAAGGATGGTGTGGTTGCTAACTTAAGGGATGCACGTCATGCGAAGACTTATGAACTTGCATGGCGTGAAAAAGGCTCAAAGGCAGCTCCATTCACTTCTAGTAGCAATACTACAGAAGTAAGTACTGCACCTGCTACACGTTACATAGACAAAAATGATCGTAAAATCCCAGTTTCAATTGGTAAAAAATTAGTTAATGGTCAAAGCTACTATTTTGTAGCTCGCGGTGTAAGCAATCCTGATTACATTCGTTACGGCAATCCGGAAAAAGATAATTATTTTGGTGCTTGGAGTAATTCAGTAGAACACACTTACTATGCACCTTCAGATGCAACACCAGGTGCAGTTGATTTAACCACTGCTAAAGCTGACAGTACTTATCACAACATTCATGTGGCTTGGAATAAAATTGCTAGTGCACAAAGTTATCGCATTGCCTACCGCCAAAAAGGTACAAATAAGTGGTACTATGAAGTAACTGATCAGGCTACTAACGCGATTACTGGTATTACTAGAAATAGAAATTATGAAGTGAAATTGCAAGCATTGAATGGTGAAAAAACTGGTCCATGGTCCGCAATTAAAACAATTTTTGTAAAATAG
- the tyrS gene encoding tyrosine--tRNA ligase, with protein MAKFDILEDLKWRGAINQETDEEGLRKYLAEHDDLALYCGTDPTGDSLHIGHLIPFMILKRFQMAGYHPVILIGGGTGAIGDPSGRKTERTLQTAEQVKHNEESLTNQMKKLFGTENFEIRNNAEWLSKLNLIDFLRDYGKFFQVNNMINKDVVASRLENGISFTEFTYQILQAIDFYHLNKDDGVQLQIGGSDQWGNITAGIDLIHKLEGADRPAFGLTIPLMLKSDGTKFGKSAGGAVWLDPEKTSPYEFYQFWINQDDRDVVKYLKYFTFLSREEIEDLAEKTEKEPWKRAAQKKLAEEVTKFVHGEAGLEEAKMITDALFSGNIKNLSVAQIEQGLKNAPSAEAGNEKKNIVDFLVDTKIEPSKRQAREDVKNGAIYVNGDREQSTDFEVDPSSDFDGKYVIIRKGKRKYTLVTIK; from the coding sequence ATGGCAAAATTTGATATTTTGGAAGATTTAAAATGGCGTGGTGCCATTAATCAAGAAACTGATGAGGAAGGTTTGAGAAAGTACTTAGCAGAACATGACGATTTGGCATTGTACTGTGGTACTGACCCAACTGGTGATTCCCTTCACATTGGACACCTTATTCCATTCATGATCTTGAAGAGATTCCAAATGGCGGGCTACCATCCAGTAATTTTAATTGGTGGTGGTACTGGTGCGATTGGTGACCCATCAGGCCGTAAGACTGAACGTACTTTACAAACTGCAGAACAAGTTAAGCACAATGAAGAAAGCTTAACTAATCAAATGAAGAAGTTATTTGGTACTGAAAATTTTGAAATTAGAAACAATGCTGAATGGCTAAGCAAGCTTAACTTGATCGACTTCTTGCGTGATTATGGCAAGTTCTTCCAAGTTAACAATATGATTAACAAGGATGTTGTAGCTAGCCGTCTTGAAAATGGTATTTCATTTACTGAATTTACTTATCAAATTTTGCAAGCAATTGACTTCTACCACTTGAATAAAGATGATGGTGTTCAACTTCAAATTGGTGGTAGTGATCAATGGGGCAACATTACTGCTGGTATTGATTTGATCCATAAGCTTGAAGGCGCAGATCGTCCAGCCTTTGGTTTAACTATTCCATTGATGCTTAAGTCTGATGGTACTAAGTTTGGTAAATCTGCTGGTGGTGCTGTTTGGCTTGATCCAGAAAAGACTAGTCCTTATGAATTTTACCAATTCTGGATTAATCAAGATGACCGTGATGTGGTTAAATACTTGAAGTACTTCACTTTCCTTAGCCGTGAAGAAATCGAAGATTTAGCTGAAAAGACTGAGAAAGAACCTTGGAAACGTGCTGCACAAAAGAAGCTAGCTGAAGAAGTTACCAAGTTTGTTCATGGCGAAGCAGGTCTTGAAGAAGCTAAAATGATTACTGATGCCTTGTTCTCGGGCAATATCAAGAACTTATCAGTTGCTCAAATTGAACAAGGTTTGAAGAATGCTCCAAGTGCGGAAGCTGGCAATGAAAAGAAGAATATTGTTGATTTCTTAGTTGACACTAAGATTGAACCTTCTAAACGTCAAGCTCGTGAAGATGTAAAGAATGGTGCCATTTATGTTAATGGCGATCGTGAGCAAAGTACTGATTTCGAAGTTGATCCATCAAGTGACTTTGATGGTAAGTACGTTATTATTCGTAAAGGAAAGAGAAAGTATACTTTAGTTACAATTAAATAA
- a CDS encoding C1 family peptidase: MKHELTMNEIAKFQKEYEQKPQNRVAELAVVNNGVAKASLDSEKVRKLNRTFSIEIPTDNVTDQKQSGRCWLFAALNTLRHGFAKKYNAKNFTFSQNYLFFWDRIERANIFFDNILNTADRPLSDRTVHTYMQGPDTDGGQWAMAVSLIRKYGLVPTYAQDESFTANNTAFFNRILNNKLREDGLVLRKLAQAGKNDEIEAKRQEFLSEVYRMAVIAFGQPVQKFDLEFKDDEGKYHFDGDLTPLDFFHDYFTDDLDDYIVLFNAPDHEFDKLYALPFEDNVEGGSPVHFLNTKIENLKEAAIKQLEAGETFWFGCDVGKDSDRQKGILAHNLYQTDTIFNIETKLSKKERLETGASGSTHAMTMVGVDVVNGKPRQWKIENSWGSKVGEKGYFVMDDNWFDEYLFKVVVKKQYVPEKLVKIWEGKATPVEAWDSMA, encoded by the coding sequence ATGAAGCATGAACTTACAATGAATGAAATTGCTAAATTTCAAAAAGAATATGAGCAAAAACCACAAAATCGGGTTGCGGAATTGGCTGTTGTTAATAATGGTGTGGCTAAGGCTAGTTTGGATTCAGAAAAGGTTAGGAAATTGAACCGCACTTTTTCAATTGAAATCCCAACTGATAATGTTACTGATCAAAAGCAATCGGGTCGCTGCTGGCTATTTGCGGCCTTGAATACATTGCGTCATGGTTTTGCTAAGAAGTATAATGCTAAAAACTTTACTTTTTCACAAAATTATTTATTCTTCTGGGATCGAATTGAACGAGCAAATATTTTCTTTGATAATATTTTGAATACCGCAGATCGTCCACTTAGTGACAGAACAGTGCATACTTATATGCAGGGACCTGATACTGATGGTGGCCAATGGGCTATGGCTGTTTCTTTGATTAGGAAGTACGGCTTAGTGCCAACCTATGCTCAAGATGAAAGTTTCACTGCCAACAATACTGCTTTCTTCAATCGTATTTTGAATAATAAGTTGCGAGAAGATGGACTTGTGTTGCGTAAGTTAGCTCAAGCAGGTAAAAATGATGAAATTGAAGCTAAACGTCAAGAATTTTTGAGTGAGGTTTACCGTATGGCAGTAATTGCTTTCGGTCAACCAGTACAAAAATTTGACCTTGAGTTTAAGGATGATGAAGGTAAGTATCATTTTGATGGTGATCTTACTCCACTTGATTTCTTTCACGACTACTTTACTGATGACTTGGATGACTATATTGTTTTGTTCAATGCACCAGATCATGAATTTGATAAGCTGTATGCTTTGCCATTTGAAGACAATGTAGAGGGCGGAAGTCCAGTTCATTTCTTAAACACTAAAATTGAAAATCTTAAAGAAGCTGCGATTAAGCAACTTGAAGCAGGCGAAACTTTTTGGTTTGGTTGTGATGTAGGTAAAGATAGCGATCGTCAAAAGGGAATTTTAGCTCATAACCTCTATCAAACTGATACTATTTTTAATATTGAAACTAAGTTAAGCAAAAAAGAGAGACTGGAAACTGGTGCTTCGGGTTCAACTCATGCCATGACGATGGTTGGTGTGGATGTTGTTAATGGAAAGCCACGTCAATGGAAAATTGAAAACTCATGGGGAAGCAAGGTCGGTGAAAAAGGCTACTTTGTGATGGATGATAACTGGTTTGATGAATATCTCTTCAAAGTAGTTGTTAAAAAACAATATGTACCGGAAAAACTGGTTAAGATTTGGGAAGGCAAAGCAACGCCGGTAGAAGCATGGGACTCAATGGCATAA
- a CDS encoding HD domain-containing protein, with amino-acid sequence MEIKQVIDFTQTHLKNEKTGHDFYHGERVANLASQMYLVDHADAHEDSRVVAIIKTAGYLHDTIDEKICADPQKVIDEIEELLPQVGFNELEAWDILFTIQHMSFSANIEHHYHLPLSGQYVQDADRLESLGAIGIARAFTYGGKHGNKIYDPEIKPAVLTSHDQYRNHVETTINHFYEKLFHLEDLMNTPAAKKEAERRTAYMRDFVREFMQEWNV; translated from the coding sequence ATGGAAATTAAACAAGTTATCGATTTTACTCAAACACACTTAAAGAATGAAAAAACGGGTCATGATTTTTATCATGGCGAACGTGTAGCTAATTTGGCTAGTCAAATGTATTTAGTAGATCATGCTGATGCTCATGAAGATAGCCGGGTAGTTGCTATTATTAAAACAGCAGGTTATTTGCATGACACGATTGATGAAAAAATCTGTGCTGACCCACAAAAGGTGATTGATGAAATTGAAGAGTTATTGCCGCAAGTAGGGTTTAATGAACTAGAGGCATGGGATATTTTATTCACCATTCAACACATGTCATTTTCAGCTAATATTGAGCATCACTATCATTTGCCTTTATCTGGACAATATGTGCAAGATGCTGATCGTCTAGAAAGTTTGGGTGCGATTGGAATTGCCCGTGCCTTTACGTATGGTGGTAAACATGGCAATAAGATTTACGATCCAGAGATTAAGCCAGCCGTTTTAACTAGTCATGATCAATATCGTAACCATGTCGAAACCACAATCAACCACTTTTATGAGAAACTTTTTCATTTAGAAGATTTAATGAATACTCCTGCTGCTAAAAAAGAAGCGGAAAGACGAACTGCATACATGCGCGACTTTGTACGTGAATTTATGCAAGAATGGAATGTTTAG